The Nicotiana sylvestris chromosome 6, ASM39365v2, whole genome shotgun sequence genomic sequence CCCGATAAAGGACTTGGAAAAAATCTCCAGGATATTACTAAACCGATACACCTGAAGCGTCACGGTACTACCTTCAGTCTCGGATATcagtatacatggcaggagtatgatgattggttgccTCTATGGcatggaccttattaccctctggACCAACCGGTGCCGCATCTGAATCAGACTTTTCACCAAGCGGATACGATATGGGGAActatagaagaagaagcattagctggGCTGAGGAATCTATTCTTGGAGGATGAAAACAAGGactgcagtgcaataattgaggaggaggaggaagaaggcctcactattccgATAGTGGAGAAGGGAGTTGTGCTAAAAaattggaccgccacaccataCCGGACccaccgagtccctgggtagcgtggcagattttatttctatagccattataggcatttaagatttttagtaattttgtttttaaagactcaattgtttcaaaataaatgcttgaTTCACCGAGCCGTACTCGTTAGGATgttttaagttttaatcaaatgcattgctctttgttattatttattattatcttttatatttttctttctacagcgttattgttacttttcttgatgaaccggtgaatgtgacatgtaatgaggcaatgcaacataagaatagtgattcagatgaagaagatgagatacatGAGGAAGTTGTCATAACAGttgaaaactttgaaaataagcctaagtccaacctgaaCGAAACTGAAGTAGTAAATTTGGAGAACACCGAGACCGTTAAGGAAACCTGCATTAGCATTCACTTATCTCCGACAGAGAAAGAATAATACATCCactttctaaaggaatatgaggacattttcgcatgttcatatgatgatatgaccggtttgagcacgtccatagtggctcacaagttgcctacaaATCCCATGTGTCAgccggtgaagcagaaactcagaaaatttaaaccagatatgagctaaaaaatcaaggaggaagttactacacagatcaaagccaaagttctcatggtggttgagtacccaacatggttagccaacattgtgccagttccgaagaaagatgggaaagtcagagtatgtgttgactatcaggaattaaatagagcaagtcccaatgaCGACTTTCCACTGCAAaaaaatatacacatcctgatcaatAATTGCCCCAAACATgagctccaatcctttgtggattgcttcgtaGGTTaccaccagatctggatggatgaagaagatgtagagatAACAACTTTTATTACCCCATAAGgggtgtactgctacaagataatgccattccgtctaaagaatgttggggctacctacatgagagctatgacaaccatcttccatgatatgatacacaaagaaatagaggtatatgtggatgatgtcattatcaaatacAAGAGGGCCGCATAccacatagcggacttgagaaagttctttgacaggctaaggaggtacaacttgaaactgaaccccgcaaagtgtgtattcggggttcccacaggaatgttactgggattcattgtcagtagTTGAGAgatcgagctggatccatctaaagtcaaggctattcaggagttaccgctgcctaggagcaaaaaggacgtgatgagcttcctaggacgtctcaactatatcagtcgtttcatagcacaatccacggttatatgtgaacccatcttcaagatgatccgaaaagatgccgagacaagctggaccgaggattgtcagagagcttttgacaaaatcaaggagaaCCTGTCCCCACCACCAgctttggtcccaccagaaccaggacgacctttgttactctatctatctatattggatggagccttcagatgtgttctgggacaacatgacgagacaaggGAAAAGgggcaagccatatattacttgagtaagaagttcacaccttacgaagcatgaTACTCTCTACTGGAATGCACTTGCttgctttgacctggacggcccagaagttgaggcattacttctattcCTATatcacatacctcatatccaggatggaccctttgaagtacatatttcataaaCCCATGCCAACTAGGAAGCTAGCCAAGTGGTAGATAATattgagtgagtttgatatcatctacgtaattCAAAAGTCTGTCAAAGGgaaagcattggcagatcatcttgctaaaaatccggtgggaggagaatatgaacccttgaaaacatttgttttcctgatgaaaaggtatcattcataggagaggacattaccgaagcatgcgacggttggaggatgttctttgacggagcttcaaatttcaaaggagtaagcattggagtagttttggtatcAAAAAGGGGTCAACATTATCCAGTATCAGCTAAACTtagatttccctacaccaacaacatggcagaatatgaagcctgcatactaggactcaacatggcaatcaacAAGAATATTCAGGAGATGCTGGTAATCGGCAATTCAGATTTTCTTgtacaccaggtacaaggagagtgcgctgccaagaattccaagatattgccatatctgtacTATGTACAAGAATTGAGTAAGAGCTTAACGAAGATAGAGTTCCGATAGGTGCCCAAAATTTagaatgaggttgtcgatgcactggctactttgtcatccatgatacaacatccagataagaatttcattaatCCTATCCCACTGAGAATTTATAATCAGTCGGCATATTGTGCCCATGTCAAGGAAGAgacggatggaaaaccttggtttcatgacatcaaggagtatttggtgaaaggagaatatccagagcatgcaaaccacactcagaaatgtATGTTGAGGAAACTTGTACGGAAGGACTTCTGATTTGGGATTGCTtagatgtgtcgatgcaaaatAGGCTTCTAAGATACTCGAAGAGATACATGCTGGGACATGcggcccacacatgaatggttttgttttgaccaagaagatacttagggtcgGTTACTTTTTGATGACCATGGAGATAGATTGCATCTAGTATGTCCACAAATGTTACCAGTGTCAAGTGCACACCGATATGATTAAAGTACCTCCAAATTGGCTCAATGCAACCAGGTCACCTTGGctattcgccgcctggggaatggatgtcatcggtccaattgagcccactgcttcaaaagggcacaggtttattctaatgggcattgattacatcccaaaatgggtagaggcagcattttacaaagctgtaaccaagaaagtcgttgcAAACTTCatcaaagatcgtattgtttgccaattcggagttcccgagtctatTGTCACTAATAATGcagccaatctcaatagtgatatgatgaaagccatgtatgaaactttcaaaatcaagcacaagaattccacaacctatagacctcagattaatggagccatagaagccgccaagaaaaacatcaagaagatactaaggaagattgtagaaaatcacaaacaatggcacgagaaactaCCTTTTGATTTgctaggataccgcactacagttcgcacatcaaccggagcaactccctagaTGTTGGTTTATGGTGCCGAAGTTGTCATCTTcgccgaggtagagattctttCTTTAAGAATCATGAAGGAAGTTGAACTCAGCGATTCAAAATGGATACGGAGccactatgaacaattggcccttatagatggaaaaatgatgaatgcagtatgtcacagtcagctttactagaacagaatgtctagagatttcaacaaaagggtcaaaccaaggcagcTTGCACCAAGACAGTTggtactgaagaagatcttcccacatcaagatgaagccaaaaggaaattctatcccaactggcaaggttattatatggttcacagggtgctaacatgaggagcactcatacttgcagagatggatggagaagtctggccaaaaccaatcaattcagacatagataagagatactatgcttagactatttacattttctcatctgatgtaattgaactacgcttgacctgattcccatttaagaggggatacgtaggtcgCCCTGTGAGTTCGGTCATATCTATTTTttcccaagatcagaaactggggcagaattttgaggaggactctcaaaattccggagcaagtccagccgacgccgtcgcatgccagaaagtcagaaaTCGGTTAATAAATTGAgatagaattttgagaaggattctcaaaattacGAAGAAGGTTAAACAAGTCTCGTTACTCGCAAATAGCAGAAGGATCATCCactaaactggggtagaattttgaggaggaccctcaaaattctaacatgggaaagctgcaatgtctctgaaatgtgttacaatcactagttcatctaaaaaatacttcaatatgtttctaaaacaACTATATTTTTATCAATGAtttcatattttcgaaaactttatttttcataacagtcaggtgttacccaggggaaCTCAAACGAGGCCTCCAAATGGAGCATACCAAGGCCAGCggacagaagcacgaaccaacctccccctcaaaaaacttacaatttttctttaatGTAGGCACATTTGATGTAGCAATAGAATTCGcgaacatgtatacacaaagcaaatcACTATCAAACAGACCATCAGACACCAATTACGTCTCTAGCTAAGAAATATGCTACCCCTATTTGCTACTCAACTAAACCTTGTCCcgcatatctgcatgaggctaatccctgcctccatatttggatgaggctaatccttgcctccctacttacatgagtctaatccctgcctccatatttgcatgaggctaatccttgtctccctacctgcatgaggctaatccttgcctccctacctacatgaggctaatccctgcctctatatctgcatgaggctaatacatgcctctatatttgcatgaggctaatccccacctctatatttgcatgaggctaatcttttcctccctacctgcatgaggctaatccctgcctccatattttcatgaggctaatccttgtctccataccttcatgaggctaatccttgcctttatatttgcatgaggctaatccctgcctccatatctgcataaggctaatctttacctctatatttgcatgaggttaatcctttcctccatatctgcatgaggctaatctttgcctttatactcgcatgaggctaatccctgcctccataactgcatgaggctaatctttgcctccatatctgcatgatgctaatccctgcctccatatctacatgaggctaatccttgactccatatttgcatgaggctaatgtCTGCCTAcgcatttgcatgggactaagcattgtccctccttgcataaatattgctctattccAAGTACTATCTATTTTCTTTTCGATCGGGCTAAGCTTTGgccttcatttcacaagactaagctttgtcttgttaccatcatattattgcatctcgtgggctgaaatatcgccgacCTATCCAAAGGCCTCATAGTCTAATAGGCATCATCCTCATacccggaagacaccatgccatggcctgaggacctctcaaatttgcatatcattattcaaaggcgtcatggttcggaggcaccatcttcatgaccccagaacatcatttcatggcctacgaatccttcactgaacaattcatggcccaggacatcatggtctgaggacgtcatccttagccatccgaagacaactttcatggtccaaagggaatctgcatcatgtttaaattctcgcacaaatacatgtttgtagcatatctttatctgcaggtgaccagTGAGCAACCACTATTCTAGCAGGAGCGACCTCGCTCCAGTTTCTTCAACCACCTTAAACTTGGACCATTCACCATAACCATTCTTGCATCCATTCCGAAATCTCGTGTCTGTTCTTGTAacgacttcatcggtatattccgcaAATGAATCTAGAAGTAAACGTGGCCTAATTcttgtaaaactagggatatttGGGCAGCTCAAAGACTAGAGTCTGACATCAGTCTTTCAAAACATCTCatctggtcaaaattggccatcatttctttacccgaaaattctttcatccttcccgggtaaacaggggcagttgttgatacccaatttgtcccataatattttcaaaactaggcCTAGgcattaattagtatttttcatacaatatttgtattttaaaattattttaattaatttatcccaacattttatttataaaacaatcactagttgcatcacaaatagttttataataatttttgtggcttaatttcattatttgcatttgtaccaagtttcaattattgcacaaatagccacatttgtatttttagaatgcaattgtaattactttgcgattatagcctatgcatgcattattacattattttatcaaaaaatagccttttatatttttttttaaaaatattaagtaattattttaaagtatttccaggcataaaaatcatttttacagccaattagttatttttaaaaattgttttatcaattaaatagggTATTTAATAAATGCCCCCCTTATTTTCAAATTTACCCTAAATacctagcccaattttaaccccaATCTCAAATTAGACCAGGCCCAAAATCTACCCAGCCCAAACCAGCATCTACCCAACCCATTTCTTGCTAAATCTTGGctattgatcattttgatcaacgatccAGGTTTCCCCTTACCTGAATTAAACCTAATGACCTCCCCAAACTCCTCATTTCCTCTCCTCGCTCACGCCGACATTTGATCCCttttctctcaaatgctctcaagtCCTAACCCTAACTCACCCTTATCGCCGTTCATCTGATGTCGTTCATGGTGGTTCCTCACCACCATCAGAcctctaatggcctctcctaTGATGGTATTTCCATCTCTAAGGTCTTCGAGGGACCAGGGTCAGTCCACTTATAGCTACGACCCTTCCTTACTTATTTCAGGCTGTTCCGGTTCGATttcgagtaagatcttcctatgtCGCCTTAAATCTATGGATTTATAAGCCTACTTCTTAATCTCTGtgttgttcttctcgaaaccctaattttgtcCTTTAAACTTCTCAGATCTGTGCAAGATCTGAGATGGGTCGAACCTATTTCACATGCGTTTTACAAGAACCTTCTGATTTTCGAATGATTTccatttttctaaactagggtttcccgaaAATTTCTTTCTAAAAAATGTGTGATAATTTTGAGTGTTTAATTTtctatttcttatgtgttttaactGATTTCGTAAAGGTTTGTTTTAACCCTAACCACTTTATGCTAAAAACCCCAAATTTTTTGACATTTGTTTGGTTTCTGATTTACTTGTGTATTGACTTTGTCCTATGCTTTGGTTCATTCAATTTTTCTTTAGCTTAATTCGATGTCTTGTGATTTTTTATCCTAATGCGCCTCTACTAAGGTTTTTGGTTCGACTTTTCTACTAATTCTATATGTCTATATTCATTCGgctattcatggtaaacctatatTTCTCTCCTTCAATCAGTGTTGATTTGAATTCTTGATTTATCAATTTGTTTCGTTAAGACCTGTGTGTTGAGTCCTGACTATtcctttcttgccttattttgtaTGCGatacttgtcacacctcccttttactACCACCGGaagggggtataagggagtttttccaatttaaagtgacaatcgaaacaaaattatttatttaaaaattcagatttgccacttgggataattttatggtgtcccaagtcaccggttcaaatcccgaatcgaggaaaatattgactctgtattatagtccgcgaacacagaaattcgggtaaggaattttgttaactcgggataatgtattaggcattcccgagttccgtggttctagcacggtcgctcaactgttataattggcctattatctgatttgaATACATGTCTTAgcctatggtacaattttaactttataaccgcttttatttaattatttcttagaaagatttcaacgttatttcaaacacgtcttgaaccacggtACATAAATGCACTTGCGGTCTCTgatatattttatctaacattgttgagagttggatttgggtcacataaatgcacacccgagtttaaagaaattaatttaaattgcacgcctaaagcaactacacgcTTTCAAGTTTGCGAGAGCCATGGAGAgttcaattgatggcacacctcgatttaaaGAGTTATTATTAATTATCCGAGGGCCATGagttatttaatgaaaatggcacacctcaaaaaaAAGCTAGCTagttttgtgagggccatgggcttAGGGGTTTTATTTGGAATGGCACGCCTCAAGTTATTTCAAAGGGTTGCACTCAACTTAAAGCAAACTACGGATGTTTGGACATTATCTATTTTCCTAAACCAATTTGAGGTTACTGAAGAGGCTCGACCTTATGGAATTACATATTGCCTTAGATACAGAAAATGTTTCTTCCCTGTGTAATGAAATGCTTAGCTAACAGTCTCCAAATGAAAAGAAACATCCAGTATTAGTATTATGATGTTTTAAACTTTAGGAAAGAAAAGATAGGTACTGTGTGCACCCAAATTTATCAAATAGTCAAAACTTGAACAAATGAACGACGTTGTAATGTACCCTGTTTTCAACAAAACATTATTAAGACTAGAGGGTAATATATAAACCAAGGCTTGCAAAAAGCATACCAATCATTCACGTGGAAATGCATCTGATAATAAAACATAATGAGCATGTGAAATCAGACATCACATTTAAAATCATTCAAACTACTACATGCAATGATAGACTAATTCAAAATTTAGGACCCCTTTAATAAACTAAAATCACAAGGGAACAAACTGCAGCAGTTGAACGAACTtcaacaacaaccaaaaaaatTCCAGGCTGGAAACAATACTAACTACATCTACTACTTCGTCCAAATTACAAAAAAGAACACCAATTCAACACACATTTGATCATTTTCATTTGATGAAAAATATAATACAAGAATATCTACTTGAAATCGAAACCCAGCTAACAACGCCCGCAAAAATCAGCAGAGCATCCGGGTAAATTCCAACTGGACAGTAGCGAAATAGGTAGAAACGAAATTAAACAAAACAGAAGAAGAAACTGGAAAGCTCAGCTACGcgaatacaacaaaaatcaacgTCGAAACAGCAAATCCACGACTCCAAAAAGGCTGTTAGATACCCGGAACGAAAAGAAATCGAGATTCGAAATCAATTCTTCTTCAAATATCCATTGAAAACCcaagtttctttcctttttttagcTTCTGATATTTCGATTTGGGAAGCCATTTTCGAATCTgagattatttttttttcatttttgtttttaagAAGAAGGAACCGTTTATGTGTGTGAAGGGGAAGGGACCTGATTTTTCTTGCTAAGAAGGGGAATCTGATCCTTTTATGAAGAAAAGAGGAGTGAGCTATTTTTGAAGATGATGAGGGAATGTAGATGAAAGGGAAAAGCTGCGCTAGAGGGTATGATCCATTTTTTTCTCCAGGtcttaggtactattatataggggtaggtaTTAGGTtagggtatgggcctaggaattatgggctagatcTAAAATTAGGCcaaaaaatgggttgctcgatcCCAAGCTTTATTTtttccccgcgaacgagattaaaaatgcgaccttatttattaattaatcctacttaagtaaaatagtctattaaaataagaatgaccgttaaaataaactaataattttttttttgtatttttcaagattaaaaatgactacaaaaccttaatgaaactatttttgtaatttttgtttttttataatacaataaaataaaagagtaaaaattggttgaaatagctatattaggcctaaattaaatatttacatgctaaactatgaaaaatctcggggagggtcaaaaatcacatgtctacagctgcccctcttcgactggaaacgcgaagcgttttcggacaaagaacgactagacaggttttttgactcgacccttatttagggagaccaaaactaagagaaaaggagaatatgaccgagccctggtatctgagctgcctacatattgtcgacgcccccttttcgctaaccgtggggtcagatatcgggtatacgacattaggaggacaactctattccctttcgagaattagttttagaagttgaagagtcgccacctaatgattatagtgcactAGGAtactttttagaagagtttgagatgaagagaccagagattagggtaagggctagaaattatcccgagggaaaggtgttaggcacccctcaggatccacaagtgtggttcccggccatgctacaattgtgactttacaagtaaacaatcaaggctcaaataaatacatgcatacaacattgcaattaggttgaaacttatgaaagtaagtagaAAAAGAGCAAGAATGTGAAAAGTTTAAACAACTCTAAAggaagcaaataaagaaaaggggtcctaggtttgtgattaatatggatcacttcaatgcaatatccagcaatcactccttagaagaggggtcgcacgtgatattagcgcaccggtcattatatccatatctacccttcccaacccgttaaggtattaaagcgcgaaatggtatcgttgcttattgcatgctattatccgTCCCAATCCTGTCAGTCTTAGAGGCATttagactactaatcctaaaggggagggagttggggctttttcagagttttcaaaaggataaaaatctaggcaacaagcaataacaaatagcagttaaaaggggaacaaatagcagttaaggctcaagtaggcctcctcattcaaaacagcagattatttagcatgacttacaagtactggtttggtctgaattaaattaaggcataggataggctgattcatcatatatttctcagatgaggagtccgaattagccttgtctAGATATAGTTATCGAAGACTGACACAGTAAATTAATCAACTTGTAGTTTGCCTAGGTGAGGCCTaaaggcatgacatctaatagaGCTGTATTGATTTTAAGGAAAATGTTGCTGACTTTATAAACAAAGATCTCTAGACTTTAAGACTGGTTTTAGATTCAAAAACGAAACTGATTCAGTTAatttgatcctataggcatgatctctaagtgtCATTGGTTTTAAACAGTTgcaagaatcctatagacatgatatctagaatgAATTGGTTATTATTAAGCCTAGGATCGTTTGCCT encodes the following:
- the LOC138871510 gene encoding uncharacterized protein, with the translated sequence MFFDGASNFKGVSIGVVLVSKRGQHYPVSAKLRFPYTNNMAEYEACILGLNMAINKNIQEMLVIGNSDFLVHQVQGECAAKNSKILPYLYYVQELNKNFINPIPLRIYNQSAYCAHVKEETDGKPWFHDIKEYLVKGEYPEHANHTQKCMLRKLVRKDF